Proteins from one Chitinophaga oryzae genomic window:
- a CDS encoding SWIM zinc finger family protein has translation MDLTEEQVLAMAPDESSRKAGKELAKPAKWVSKGFSEAALWGECQGSGSKPYQTQVDISAMAFRCSCPSRKFPCKHGVGLLLYYAREKASFTRQEQPAWVTEWISKRTEKAEKKAQQATDAKPVDEAAQNKRQEARHRKVSDGLDELLRWIKDLVRNGLIGLPDKGADMCENMARRMVDAQASGLAAILREMAEISYYSDGWQTAFMDQLLRLYLAAKAYHHQEQLDPALQQDIRSLIGYSQSQEELKAQNGITDTWLVLGKKSTEDDRLITERYWLYGLTTRRPALVLQFTIRHQPQVQLMPAPGSCIRAELVYYPSAAPMRALIKTQQAAPADHQFRGYAGWSEVLTAQTQVSSRLPLYNDQVYTIGALTPVQRNGQWWLRDEQQQEMQLKPDFRSLWKLLALSGGSPLPMAVIGRETQYEPIGVWYQQEYKVL, from the coding sequence TTGGACCTAACGGAAGAACAGGTGCTGGCGATGGCACCCGATGAATCGTCCCGCAAAGCGGGAAAAGAGCTGGCCAAACCGGCCAAATGGGTCAGCAAGGGCTTCAGTGAAGCTGCGCTGTGGGGCGAATGCCAGGGCAGCGGCAGCAAACCCTATCAGACACAGGTAGACATCAGCGCCATGGCTTTCCGTTGCAGTTGCCCCAGCCGCAAGTTCCCCTGTAAGCACGGCGTGGGCCTTTTATTATACTACGCCCGGGAGAAAGCCTCCTTCACCCGGCAGGAGCAACCGGCATGGGTAACAGAATGGATCAGCAAACGCACGGAGAAAGCAGAAAAGAAAGCGCAGCAAGCCACCGACGCCAAACCGGTGGACGAGGCCGCACAAAATAAACGGCAGGAGGCGCGGCACCGCAAAGTAAGCGACGGACTGGACGAACTTCTCCGGTGGATAAAAGACCTGGTGAGGAACGGCCTGATCGGTTTGCCTGACAAAGGCGCCGACATGTGCGAAAACATGGCCCGCCGCATGGTGGACGCGCAGGCGTCCGGCCTGGCAGCCATACTCCGCGAAATGGCGGAAATCAGCTACTACAGCGACGGCTGGCAGACCGCTTTTATGGACCAGCTGCTGCGGCTCTACCTGGCCGCAAAAGCTTATCACCACCAGGAGCAGCTGGATCCTGCCCTTCAGCAGGATATCCGGTCGCTCATCGGTTACTCCCAGTCACAGGAAGAACTTAAAGCACAAAACGGCATCACGGACACCTGGCTGGTACTCGGCAAAAAGAGCACCGAAGACGACCGGCTGATCACCGAACGGTACTGGCTATACGGGCTTACCACCCGCCGGCCGGCACTGGTGCTGCAGTTTACCATCCGCCATCAGCCACAGGTACAACTGATGCCCGCCCCCGGCAGCTGTATCCGGGCCGAACTGGTCTACTACCCTTCTGCCGCGCCCATGCGGGCACTGATCAAAACGCAGCAGGCCGCGCCGGCAGATCATCAGTTCCGCGGATACGCCGGCTGGTCAGAAGTACTGACCGCTCAAACACAGGTCAGCAGCCGGCTGCCGCTCTATAACGACCAGGTATATACGATCGGGGCCCTTACGCCGGTACAGCGCAACGGGCAGTGGTGGCTGCGCGACGAGCAACAGCAGGAAATGCAGCTAAAGCCCGATTTCAGAAGCCTCTGGAAACTGCTGGCCCTCAGCGGCGGCTCCCCCCTGCCAATGGCTGTCATCGGCCGCGAAACACAGTATGAGCCTATCGGCGTATGGTATCAGCAGGAATATAAAGTGCTGTAA
- a CDS encoding DUF5691 domain-containing protein, with translation MQSWNDIINIALLGTAKKQPDTNSLPGPLQAAAGTVLAAPGTDREEQFLQLASLVFNYRQSGAMATAGGPSTMTVCPPETKAYCSATAIQALHHTLDSENIPLLTLWMELCTRHQQVLPPEYLPRILENASRHKSLRNLAAACCGKRGEWLAQFNREWNFSVAADTTEEMWENGTTAQRLEALTRIRLEQPAEARALLQATWPQESAAVKAELLSALSTGIGLEDAPWLETLLNEKSKQVKEAALTLLKKIPGSSLHEQYRQILENSIRTDKGKITVTAAIPPDTEIFKTGIDKLSNNARISDDEYILSQLVALVHPRMWEEHFNASFEEVADLFHQQQSLKPFVPSLVQAISWFADEKRALSMVQHSDTFHMTLLPLLPADQQDTYILQHFDAHANLVMNYVGQLQQVWSEELAMKILRFCAKNPYTYSQRTMGDFITLIPSSVKSALDEISAENENYQTYWKSISMHLVGLLQIKTFIQQSFTKNS, from the coding sequence ATGCAGTCCTGGAACGACATCATAAACATAGCCCTGCTGGGCACGGCCAAAAAACAGCCGGACACCAACAGCCTCCCCGGTCCCCTGCAGGCTGCAGCCGGCACCGTGCTGGCAGCGCCGGGGACAGACCGGGAAGAGCAGTTCCTGCAACTCGCCTCTCTTGTATTTAACTACCGGCAAAGCGGCGCCATGGCCACGGCCGGCGGTCCCTCCACCATGACGGTATGCCCGCCGGAGACCAAAGCCTATTGCAGCGCAACCGCCATCCAGGCGCTCCATCATACGCTGGACAGCGAAAACATCCCGCTGCTGACCCTCTGGATGGAACTCTGCACCCGTCACCAACAGGTGCTTCCCCCGGAATACCTGCCTCGTATCCTGGAAAATGCCAGCCGGCATAAATCCCTGCGTAACCTCGCAGCAGCCTGCTGCGGTAAACGCGGCGAATGGCTGGCGCAGTTCAACCGGGAGTGGAACTTCTCCGTTGCCGCCGACACCACCGAAGAAATGTGGGAGAACGGCACCACCGCCCAACGCCTGGAAGCCCTGACCCGCATCCGCCTGGAGCAGCCGGCTGAAGCCCGTGCCCTCCTGCAGGCCACCTGGCCGCAGGAAAGCGCCGCCGTAAAAGCAGAACTGCTCAGCGCCCTCTCCACCGGCATCGGCCTGGAAGACGCCCCCTGGCTGGAAACACTGCTCAACGAAAAAAGTAAACAGGTAAAAGAAGCAGCCCTCACCCTGCTGAAGAAAATTCCCGGCAGCAGCCTGCATGAACAATACCGGCAAATACTGGAAAATTCCATCCGGACAGACAAAGGCAAAATAACGGTAACAGCCGCCATTCCGCCGGACACGGAGATCTTTAAAACCGGTATCGATAAACTCAGCAACAACGCCCGCATCTCTGACGATGAATATATCCTGTCACAACTGGTGGCACTCGTACACCCAAGGATGTGGGAAGAACATTTTAACGCCTCCTTTGAAGAAGTGGCAGACCTGTTCCATCAGCAGCAATCGCTGAAACCTTTTGTGCCCTCGCTGGTACAGGCCATCAGCTGGTTTGCAGATGAAAAACGCGCACTCTCCATGGTGCAGCACAGCGATACCTTCCACATGACGTTGCTGCCGCTGTTGCCCGCCGATCAGCAGGACACCTATATCCTGCAGCATTTCGACGCCCACGCCAACCTGGTGATGAACTACGTAGGACAACTGCAACAGGTATGGAGCGAGGAACTGGCCATGAAGATCCTCCGCTTCTGTGCTAAAAACCCTTACACCTATTCACAGCGGACGATGGGCGATTTTATCACGC